One window of the Oncorhynchus keta strain PuntledgeMale-10-30-2019 chromosome 31, Oket_V2, whole genome shotgun sequence genome contains the following:
- the LOC118380515 gene encoding mucin-2-like isoform X24 — MSDSSGSKPFMVTSSINLKVTTPSFYNQPKKFASVNPPRPKSQSDPSPPPGSTPPAGPSPPPSLVSSTRGVGTAVIGRVGVMPPPPPSLCEDFPPPPPPMDDELPAPPPNCATTPPASDAPPPAFPPPPAVDDLPLPPAPPEENACLPRSPSPPPPPPPPPLPVSGPSSVPSAGENSQRLEKQTSFDKQLGSLTDLLSEMETRGPFNPKLPSQYSAPPPPAPKPAGPPPTAPKPNLSFLPPPEMGDKPPPAPWAEELKLRTTHRQANNATSAPAPAPQPFAKAPVGASKALGGMKTGTSMPPVGLKNQNHAPAPFGVAPKPSPVASSFPPPPAAPPAPPANKVAPPAFNHSKPSSIDSQMTVSPPPPAPVPPPQPKAMTSPPSSYSQPMKSPPSSKPSPPGPVSVPGGGVPLSMREVEELERMTNAFIKDMDTHAPVITSAPTGTHTPSVHHLSTYRYTHTLRSSPQHLQVHTHPPFITSAPTGTHTPSAHHLSTYRYTHTLRSAPQHLQVHTHPPLITSAPTGTHTPSAHHLSTYRYTHTPSAHHLSTYRYTHTLRSSPQHLQVHTHPPFSTSAPTGTHTPSAHHLSTYRYTHTPSAHHLSTYRYTHTLRSSPQHLQVHTHPPFSTSAPTGTHTPSAHHLSTYRYTHTLRSAPQHLQVHTHPPFSTSAPTGTHTPSAHHLSTYRYTHTLRSSPQHLQVHTHPPFSTSAPTGTHTPSAHHLSTYRYTHTLRSSPQHLQVHTHTLRSSPTGTHTPSAHHLQVHTHPPFSTYRYTHTLRSSPQHLQVHTHTLRSSPQHLQVHTHTPSVHHLSTYRYTHTHPPLITSAPTGTHTHPPFSTSAPTGTHTPSVQHLSTYRYTHTLRSSPQHLQVHTHPPLITYRYTHTLRSAPTGTHTPSAQHLQVHTHPPLITSAPTGTHTPYAHHLQVHTHPPFSTTGTHTPSAHHLQVHTHPPLITSAPTGTHTPSVQHLSTYRYTHTLRSSPQHLQVHTHPPFSTSAPTGTQTPSVQHLQVHTHPPLITSAPTGTHTPSAHHLSTYRYTHTLRSAPTGTHTPSAHHLSTYRYTHTLRSAPQHLQVNTHPPLITSAPTGTHTHTLRSAPTGTHTPSAHHLSTYRYTHTLRSAPQHLQVHTHPPLITSAPTGTHTPSAHHLSTYRYTHTLRSAPTGTHTPSAHHLSTYRYTHTLRSAPQHLQVNTHPPLITSAPTGTHTPSAHHLSTYRYTHTHPPLSTYRYTHTLRSSPQHLQVHTHPPLITYRYTHTLRSAPTGTHTPSAQHLQVHTHPPLITSAPTGTHTPSVQHHRYTHTLRSSPTGTHTPSAHHLSTYRYTHTLRSAPQHLQVHTHPPLITSAPTGTHTPSVQHLSTYRYTNTLRSAPTGTHTPSAHHLSTYRYTYTLRSSPQHLQVHTHPLLITSAPTGTHTPSVQHLSTYR, encoded by the exons ATGTCTGACTCCAGCGGCAGTAAACCCTTCATGGTGACTTCCTCCATCAACCTCAAAGTCACCACCCCCTCCTTCTACAACCAGCCAAAGAAGTTTGCCTCGGTCAACCCGCCACGCCCCAAAAGCCAGTCCGACCCGTCGCCTCCCCCGGGCTCAACTCCTCCCGCaggtccctctcctccccccagtCTGGTCTCCTCAACACGCGGTGTCGGCACAGCTGTCATTGGTCGAGTTGGAGTGATGCCTCCACCCCCACCATCGCTATGCGAAG ACTTcccgccccctcctcctccaatgGATGATGAGCTGCCAGCCCCTCCCCCCAATTGTGCAACCACACCTCCAGCCTCTGATGCCCCTCCCCCtgccttccctccccctcccgcAGTGGATGACCTGCCCCTCCCCCCCGCCCCGCCTGAGGAGAATGCCTGTCTCCCCCGTTccccgtctccccctcctccaccaccccctccccctctcccagtctctggtcCCAGCAGTGTCCCCAGTGCTGGGGAGAACTCTCAG CGTCTGGAAAAGCAGACTAGTTTTGACAAACAGCTGGGCTCTCTGACTGACCTGCTGTCTGAGATGGAGACCAGAGGACCCTTCAACCCCAAG TTGCCCAGTCAGtactcagctcctcctcctcctgcccccaAGCCTGCAGGGCCTCCCCCCACTGCTCCCAAGCccaacctctccttcctcccccctccagagATGGGAGACAAACCCCCTCCCGCTCCCTGGGCAGAGGAGCTCAAACTCCGGACGACACACCGACAAGCCAATAACGCTACATCTGCCCCAGCTCCTGCCCCACAGCCATTTGCTAAGGCACCAGTCGGGGCTTCTAAGGCTCTTGGGGGCATGAAAACGGGGACGTCCATGCCTCCTGTGGGGCTGAAGAACCAGAACCACGCCCCGGCTCCATTTGGCGTTGCTCCTAAACCTTCCCCTGTAGCcagctccttccctcctcctcctgccgcTCCTCCTGCCCCACCAGCCAACAAAGTGGCTCCCCCAGCCTTCAATCACTCAAAGCCCTCTTCCATTGACTCTCAGATGACTGTGAGCCCGCCCCCTCCTGCCCCCGTGCCCCCTCCTCAGCCCAAAGCGATGACATCACCACCCTCTTCTTATAGCCAGCCAATGAAATCTCCCCCTTCATCAAAG CCCTCGCCTCCTgggcctgtctctgtcccaggtggaggtgttcctctctccatgagggaggtggaggagctgGAGAGAATGACCAATGCATTCATCaaagacatggacacacacgcTCCCGtcatcacctcagcacctacaggtacacacacaccctccgttcatcacctcagcacctacaggtacacacacaccctccgctcatcacctcagcacctacaggtacacacacaccctccgttcatcacctcagcacctacaggtacacacacaccctccgctcatcacctcagcacctacaggtacacacacaccctccgttcagcacctcagcacctacaggtacacacacaccctccgctcatcacctcagcacctacaggtacacacacaccctccgctcatcacctcagcacctacaggtacacacacactccctccgctcatcacctcagcacctacaggtacacacacaccctccgctcatcacctcagcacctacaggtacacacacaccctccgttcagcacctcagcacctacaggtacacacactccctccgctcatcacctcagcacctacaggtacacacacactccctccgctcatcacctcagcacctacaggtacacacacaccctccgctcatcacctcagcacctacaggtacacacacaccctccgttcagcacctcagcacctacaggtacacacactccctccgctcatcacctcagcacctacaggtacacacacaccctccgttcagcacctcagcacctacaggtacacacacaccctccgttcagcacctcagcacctacaggtacacacacaccctccgctcatcacctcagcacctacaggtacacacacaccctccgctcatcacctcagcacctacaggtacacacacaccctccgttcagcacctcagcacctacaggtacacacacaccctccgctcatcacctcagcacctacaggtacacacacaccctccgctcatcacctcagcacctacaggtacacacacacaccctccgctcatcacctacaggtacacacacaccctccgctcatcacctacaggtacacacacaccctccgttcagcacctacaggtacacacacaccctccgctcatcacctcagcacctacaggtacacacacacaccctccgctcatcacctcagcacctacaggtacacacacacacaccctccgttcatcacctcagcacctacaggtacacacacacacaccctccgctcatcacctcagcacctacaggtacacacacacaccctccgttcagcacctcagcacctacaggtacacacacaccctccgttcagcacctcagcacctacaggtacacacacaccctccgctcatcacctcagcacctacaggtacacacacaccctccgctcatcacctacaggtacacacacaccctccgttcagcacctacaggtacacacacaccctccgctcagcacctacaggtacacacacaccctccgctcatcacctcagcacctacaggtacacacacaccctacgctcatcacctacaggtacacacacaccctccgttcagcaccacaggtacacacacaccctccgctcatcacctacaggtacacacacaccctccgctcatcacctcagcacctacaggtacacacacaccctccgttcagcacctcagcacctacaggtacacacacaccctccgctcatcacctcagcacctacaggtacacacacaccctccgttcagcacctcagcacctacaggtacacaaacaccctccgttcagcacctacaggtacacacacaccctccgctcatcacctcagcacctacaggtacacatacaccctccgctcatcacctcagcacctacaggtacacacacaccctccgttcagcacctacaggtacacacacaccctccgctcatcacctcagcacctacaggtacacacacaccctccgttcagcacctcagcacctacaggtaaacacacaccctccgctcatcacctcagcacctacag gtacacacacacacaccctccgctcagcacctacaggtacacacacaccctccgctcatcacctcagcacctacaggtacacacacaccctccgttcagcacctcagcacctacaggtacacacacaccctccgctcatcacctcagcacctacaggtacacatacaccctccgctcatcacctcagcacctacaggtacacacacaccctccgttcagcacctacaggtacacacacaccctccgctcatcacctcagcacctacaggtacacacacaccctccgttcagcacctcagcacctacaggtaaacacacaccctccgctcatcacctcagcacctacaggtacacacacaccctccgctcatcacctcagcacctacaggtacacacacacacaccctccgctcagcacctacaggtacacacacaccctccgctcatcacctcagcacctacag gtacacacacaccctccgctcatcacctacaggtacacacacaccctccgttcagcacctacaggtacacacacaccctccgctcagcacctacaggtacacacacaccctccgctcatcacctcagcacctacaggtacacacacaccctccgttcagcaccacaggtacacacacaccctccgctcatcacctacaggtacacacacaccctccgctcatcacctcagcacctacaggtacacacacaccctccgttcagcacctcagcacctacaggtacacacacaccctccgctcatcacctcagcacctacaggtacacacacaccctccgttcagcacctcagcacctacaggtacacaaacaccctccgttcagcacctacaggtacacacacaccctccgctcatcacctcagcacctacaggtacacatacaccctccgctcatcacctcagcacctacag gtacacacacaccctctgctcatcacctcagcacctacaggtacacacacaccctccgttcagcacctcagcacctacaggtaa
- the LOC118380515 gene encoding uncharacterized protein LOC118380515 isoform X36, protein MSDSSGSKPFMVTSSINLKVTTPSFYNQPKKFASVNPPRPKSQSDPSPPPGSTPPAGPSPPPSLVSSTRGVGTAVIGRVGVMPPPPPSLCEDFPPPPPPMDDELPAPPPNCATTPPASDAPPPAFPPPPAVDDLPLPPAPPEENACLPRSPSPPPPPPPPPLPVSGPSSVPSAGENSQRLEKQTSFDKQLGSLTDLLSEMETRGPFNPKLPSQYSAPPPPAPKPAGPPPTAPKPNLSFLPPPEMGDKPPPAPWAEELKLRTTHRQANNATSAPAPAPQPFAKAPVGASKALGGMKTGTSMPPVGLKNQNHAPAPFGVAPKPSPVASSFPPPPAAPPAPPANKVAPPAFNHSKPSSIDSQMTVSPPPPAPVPPPQPKAMTSPPSSYSQPMKSPPSSKPSPPGPVSVPGGGVPLSMREVEELERMTNAFIKDMDTHAPVITSAPTGTHTPSVHHLSTYRYTHTLRSSPQHLQVHTHPPFITSAPTGTHTPSAHHLSTYRYTHTLRSAPQHLQVHTHPPLITSAPTGTHTPSAHHLSTYRYTHTPSAHHLSTYRYTHTLRSSPQHLQVHTHPPFSTSAPTGTHTPSAHHLSTYRYTHTPSAHHLSTYRYTHTLRSSPQHLQVHTHPPFSTSAPTGTHTPSAHHLSTYRYTHTLRSAPQHLQVHTHPPFSTSAPTGTHTPSAHHLSTYRYTHTLRSSPQHLQVHTHPPFSTSAPTGTHTPSAHHLSTYRYTHTLRSSPQHLQVHTHTLRSSPTGTHTPSAHHLQVHTHPPFSTYRYTHTLRSSPQHLQVHTHTLRSSPQHLQVHTHTPSVHHLSTYRYTHTHPPLITSAPTGTHTHPPFSTSAPTGTHTPSVQHLSTYRYTHTLRSSPQHLQVHTHPPLITYRYTHTLRSAPTGTHTPSAQHLQVHTHPPLITSAPTGTHTPSVQHHRYTHTLRSSPTGTHTPSAHHLSTYRYTHTLRSAPQHLQVHTHPPLITSAPTGTHTPSVQHLSTYRYTNTLRSAPTGTHTPSAHHLSTYRYTYTLRSSPQHLQVHTHPLLITSAPTGTHTPSVQHLSTYR, encoded by the exons ATGTCTGACTCCAGCGGCAGTAAACCCTTCATGGTGACTTCCTCCATCAACCTCAAAGTCACCACCCCCTCCTTCTACAACCAGCCAAAGAAGTTTGCCTCGGTCAACCCGCCACGCCCCAAAAGCCAGTCCGACCCGTCGCCTCCCCCGGGCTCAACTCCTCCCGCaggtccctctcctccccccagtCTGGTCTCCTCAACACGCGGTGTCGGCACAGCTGTCATTGGTCGAGTTGGAGTGATGCCTCCACCCCCACCATCGCTATGCGAAG ACTTcccgccccctcctcctccaatgGATGATGAGCTGCCAGCCCCTCCCCCCAATTGTGCAACCACACCTCCAGCCTCTGATGCCCCTCCCCCtgccttccctccccctcccgcAGTGGATGACCTGCCCCTCCCCCCCGCCCCGCCTGAGGAGAATGCCTGTCTCCCCCGTTccccgtctccccctcctccaccaccccctccccctctcccagtctctggtcCCAGCAGTGTCCCCAGTGCTGGGGAGAACTCTCAG CGTCTGGAAAAGCAGACTAGTTTTGACAAACAGCTGGGCTCTCTGACTGACCTGCTGTCTGAGATGGAGACCAGAGGACCCTTCAACCCCAAG TTGCCCAGTCAGtactcagctcctcctcctcctgcccccaAGCCTGCAGGGCCTCCCCCCACTGCTCCCAAGCccaacctctccttcctcccccctccagagATGGGAGACAAACCCCCTCCCGCTCCCTGGGCAGAGGAGCTCAAACTCCGGACGACACACCGACAAGCCAATAACGCTACATCTGCCCCAGCTCCTGCCCCACAGCCATTTGCTAAGGCACCAGTCGGGGCTTCTAAGGCTCTTGGGGGCATGAAAACGGGGACGTCCATGCCTCCTGTGGGGCTGAAGAACCAGAACCACGCCCCGGCTCCATTTGGCGTTGCTCCTAAACCTTCCCCTGTAGCcagctccttccctcctcctcctgccgcTCCTCCTGCCCCACCAGCCAACAAAGTGGCTCCCCCAGCCTTCAATCACTCAAAGCCCTCTTCCATTGACTCTCAGATGACTGTGAGCCCGCCCCCTCCTGCCCCCGTGCCCCCTCCTCAGCCCAAAGCGATGACATCACCACCCTCTTCTTATAGCCAGCCAATGAAATCTCCCCCTTCATCAAAG CCCTCGCCTCCTgggcctgtctctgtcccaggtggaggtgttcctctctccatgagggaggtggaggagctgGAGAGAATGACCAATGCATTCATCaaagacatggacacacacgcTCCCGtcatcacctcagcacctacaggtacacacacaccctccgttcatcacctcagcacctacaggtacacacacaccctccgctcatcacctcagcacctacaggtacacacacaccctccgttcatcacctcagcacctacaggtacacacacaccctccgctcatcacctcagcacctacaggtacacacacaccctccgttcagcacctcagcacctacaggtacacacacaccctccgctcatcacctcagcacctacaggtacacacacaccctccgctcatcacctcagcacctacaggtacacacacactccctccgctcatcacctcagcacctacaggtacacacacaccctccgctcatcacctcagcacctacaggtacacacacaccctccgttcagcacctcagcacctacaggtacacacactccctccgctcatcacctcagcacctacaggtacacacacactccctccgctcatcacctcagcacctacaggtacacacacaccctccgctcatcacctcagcacctacaggtacacacacaccctccgttcagcacctcagcacctacaggtacacacactccctccgctcatcacctcagcacctacaggtacacacacaccctccgttcagcacctcagcacctacaggtacacacacaccctccgttcagcacctcagcacctacaggtacacacacaccctccgctcatcacctcagcacctacaggtacacacacaccctccgctcatcacctcagcacctacaggtacacacacaccctccgttcagcacctcagcacctacaggtacacacacaccctccgctcatcacctcagcacctacaggtacacacacaccctccgctcatcacctcagcacctacaggtacacacacacaccctccgctcatcacctacaggtacacacacaccctccgctcatcacctacaggtacacacacaccctccgttcagcacctacaggtacacacacaccctccgctcatcacctcagcacctacaggtacacacacacaccctccgctcatcacctcagcacctacaggtacacacacacacaccctccgttcatcacctcagcacctacaggtacacacacacacaccctccgctcatcacctcagcacctacaggtacacacacacaccctccgttcagcacctcagcacctacaggtacacacacaccctccgttcagcacctcagcacctacaggtacacacacaccctccgctcatcacctcagcacctacaggtacacacacaccctccgctcatcacctacaggtacacacacaccctccgttcagcacctacaggtacacacacaccctccgctcagcacctacaggtacacacacaccctccgctcatcacctcagcacctacag gtacacacacaccctccgttcagcaccacaggtacacacacaccctccgctcatcacctacaggtacacacacaccctccgctcatcacctcagcacctacaggtacacacacaccctccgttcagcacctcagcacctacaggtacacacacaccctccgctcatcacctcagcacctacaggtacacacacaccctccgttcagcacctcagcacctacaggtacacaaacaccctccgttcagcacctacaggtacacacacaccctccgctcatcacctcagcacctacaggtacacatacaccctccgctcatcacctcagcacctacag gtacacacacaccctctgctcatcacctcagcacctacaggtacacacacaccctccgttcagcacctcagcacctacaggtaa